Proteins from a single region of Euwallacea similis isolate ESF13 chromosome 21, ESF131.1, whole genome shotgun sequence:
- the LOC136415878 gene encoding E3 ubiquitin-protein ligase Mdm2-like isoform X2 produces MSTSLEHSNSGSPWRKRVHEDLVLDLKDFKKPRFNNYRLESESSKTSEEDTESVCSLQAKDTDFVKDTSDTESKSSSNSGDEYEVEVEYDVDSLSENDDIEISTTDSERMMLAAAAAAICDRSLEAWITDAEDSDSTSLEEPSVGRSDFSTCVQCKGENLNPLYRYCEKCFQNCRQCNKEKKYQGFTLCQYCFKDRKKYFPPRPRRRRRKKPQTSEPSQESVKLDMLKYCLSGLSQDSGVSSNQDCPSLGLDRIVIPDHLQLPGTSKTEDNTPTISIPLENQTASFKTDLALKRKRQSSESSLSDVDIIKKPKPEQHTSDLGSEISSTSSFTSTMLNIGGDTGETSGVSSNKPSPTSSLIGNSEGSASESELCIFCNSAPKNSIFLHTNIAHRCCCYPCAKKTLKSTKRCPICNLSVNKVVRIFTS; encoded by the exons ATGTCGACCTCCCTTGAACATAGTAATTCTG GTTCGCCATGGCGCAAGCGAGTGCACGAAGATCTAGTATTAGATCTAAAAGACTTCAAAAAACCCAGGTTTAACAACTATCGGCTCGAGAGTGAAAGCTCCAAGACTTCAGAGGAAGATACAGAGAGTGTGTGCAGCTTACAAGCAAAGGACACTg ATTTTGTAAAAGACACCTCTGACACAGAGTCAAAATCATCTAGCAACTCAGGTGATGAATATGAGGTGGAAGTGGAGTATGATGTTGATAGTTTGTCAGAAAATGATGACATCGAGATATCAACAACTGACTCTGAG agaATGATGCTGGCTGCAGCAGCTGCAGCTATTTGCGATAGGTCGTTGGAAGCGTGGATAACAGATGCAGAGGACTCTGACAGTACATCACTAGAAGAACCTTCTGTTGGGCGATCAGACTTTTCAACTTGTGTGCAGTGCAAGGGTGAAAATCTGAACCCTCTATACAGATactgtgaaaaatgttttcag aattGCAGGCAGTGCAACAAAGAAAAGAAGTACCAAGGTTTTACTTTGTGCCAGTATTGTTTCAAG GATCGGAAAAAGTATTTCCCGCCAAGGCCCCGCAGAAGACGGCGGAAGAAGCCACAAACTTCCGAACCGTCTCAGGAATCCGTTAAACTGGACATGCTGAAATACTGTTTAAGTGGACTCTCCCAAGATTCTGGTGTCAGTTCGAATCAGGATTGTCCATCTTTAGGATTGGATCGGATCGTCATTCCAGATCATTTGCAATTGCCAG GTACGTCAAAAACCGAAGATAATACCCCAACTATATCAATTCCCTTGGAAAACCAGACCGCATCCTTTAAAACTGATTTGGCCCTAAAACGTAAACGGCAAAGCTCTGAAAGCAGCCTCTCGGACgtagatattattaaaaaaccaaaacctGAACAACACACTTCCGATTTGGGCTCTGAAATTAGCTCCACTTCATCTTTCACTTCAACTATGTTGAATATTGGGGGGGATACTGGGGAAACTAGCGGTGTTAGTTCAAACAAACCGTCACCCACCTCTTCATTAATCGGAAATTCGGAAGGTTCCGCTTCGGAAAGTGAGTTGTGCATTTTTTGCAATAGCGCGCCgaaaaacagcatttttttaCACACTAATATCGCGCATCGCTGTTGCTGTTACCCTTGTGCAAAAAAGACATTGAAATCTACTAAAAGGTGTCCGATTTGCAATTTGTCGGTCAATAAGGTGGTTAGAATATTTACATCTTAA
- the LOC136415878 gene encoding E3 ubiquitin-protein ligase Mdm2-like isoform X1 gives MSTSLEHSNSGSPWRKRVHEDLVLDLKDFKKPRFNNYRLESESSKTSEEDTESVCSLQAKDTDFVKDTSDTESKSSSNSGDEYEVEVEYDVDSLSENDDIEISTTDSEVVKRMMLAAAAAAICDRSLEAWITDAEDSDSTSLEEPSVGRSDFSTCVQCKGENLNPLYRYCEKCFQNCRQCNKEKKYQGFTLCQYCFKDRKKYFPPRPRRRRRKKPQTSEPSQESVKLDMLKYCLSGLSQDSGVSSNQDCPSLGLDRIVIPDHLQLPGTSKTEDNTPTISIPLENQTASFKTDLALKRKRQSSESSLSDVDIIKKPKPEQHTSDLGSEISSTSSFTSTMLNIGGDTGETSGVSSNKPSPTSSLIGNSEGSASESELCIFCNSAPKNSIFLHTNIAHRCCCYPCAKKTLKSTKRCPICNLSVNKVVRIFTS, from the exons ATGTCGACCTCCCTTGAACATAGTAATTCTG GTTCGCCATGGCGCAAGCGAGTGCACGAAGATCTAGTATTAGATCTAAAAGACTTCAAAAAACCCAGGTTTAACAACTATCGGCTCGAGAGTGAAAGCTCCAAGACTTCAGAGGAAGATACAGAGAGTGTGTGCAGCTTACAAGCAAAGGACACTg ATTTTGTAAAAGACACCTCTGACACAGAGTCAAAATCATCTAGCAACTCAGGTGATGAATATGAGGTGGAAGTGGAGTATGATGTTGATAGTTTGTCAGAAAATGATGACATCGAGATATCAACAACTGACTCTGAGGTAGTAAAG agaATGATGCTGGCTGCAGCAGCTGCAGCTATTTGCGATAGGTCGTTGGAAGCGTGGATAACAGATGCAGAGGACTCTGACAGTACATCACTAGAAGAACCTTCTGTTGGGCGATCAGACTTTTCAACTTGTGTGCAGTGCAAGGGTGAAAATCTGAACCCTCTATACAGATactgtgaaaaatgttttcag aattGCAGGCAGTGCAACAAAGAAAAGAAGTACCAAGGTTTTACTTTGTGCCAGTATTGTTTCAAG GATCGGAAAAAGTATTTCCCGCCAAGGCCCCGCAGAAGACGGCGGAAGAAGCCACAAACTTCCGAACCGTCTCAGGAATCCGTTAAACTGGACATGCTGAAATACTGTTTAAGTGGACTCTCCCAAGATTCTGGTGTCAGTTCGAATCAGGATTGTCCATCTTTAGGATTGGATCGGATCGTCATTCCAGATCATTTGCAATTGCCAG GTACGTCAAAAACCGAAGATAATACCCCAACTATATCAATTCCCTTGGAAAACCAGACCGCATCCTTTAAAACTGATTTGGCCCTAAAACGTAAACGGCAAAGCTCTGAAAGCAGCCTCTCGGACgtagatattattaaaaaaccaaaacctGAACAACACACTTCCGATTTGGGCTCTGAAATTAGCTCCACTTCATCTTTCACTTCAACTATGTTGAATATTGGGGGGGATACTGGGGAAACTAGCGGTGTTAGTTCAAACAAACCGTCACCCACCTCTTCATTAATCGGAAATTCGGAAGGTTCCGCTTCGGAAAGTGAGTTGTGCATTTTTTGCAATAGCGCGCCgaaaaacagcatttttttaCACACTAATATCGCGCATCGCTGTTGCTGTTACCCTTGTGCAAAAAAGACATTGAAATCTACTAAAAGGTGTCCGATTTGCAATTTGTCGGTCAATAAGGTGGTTAGAATATTTACATCTTAA
- the LOC136415878 gene encoding E3 ubiquitin-protein ligase Mdm2-like isoform X4 produces the protein MSTSLEHSNSGSPWRKRVHEDLVLDLKDFKKPRFNNYRLESESSKTSEEDTESVCSLQAKDTDFVKDTSDTESKSSSNSGDEYEVEVEYDVDSLSENDDIEISTTDSERMMLAAAAAAICDRSLEAWITDAEDSDSTSLEEPSVGRSDFSTCVQCKGENLNPLYRYCEKCFQDRKKYFPPRPRRRRRKKPQTSEPSQESVKLDMLKYCLSGLSQDSGVSSNQDCPSLGLDRIVIPDHLQLPGTSKTEDNTPTISIPLENQTASFKTDLALKRKRQSSESSLSDVDIIKKPKPEQHTSDLGSEISSTSSFTSTMLNIGGDTGETSGVSSNKPSPTSSLIGNSEGSASESELCIFCNSAPKNSIFLHTNIAHRCCCYPCAKKTLKSTKRCPICNLSVNKVVRIFTS, from the exons ATGTCGACCTCCCTTGAACATAGTAATTCTG GTTCGCCATGGCGCAAGCGAGTGCACGAAGATCTAGTATTAGATCTAAAAGACTTCAAAAAACCCAGGTTTAACAACTATCGGCTCGAGAGTGAAAGCTCCAAGACTTCAGAGGAAGATACAGAGAGTGTGTGCAGCTTACAAGCAAAGGACACTg ATTTTGTAAAAGACACCTCTGACACAGAGTCAAAATCATCTAGCAACTCAGGTGATGAATATGAGGTGGAAGTGGAGTATGATGTTGATAGTTTGTCAGAAAATGATGACATCGAGATATCAACAACTGACTCTGAG agaATGATGCTGGCTGCAGCAGCTGCAGCTATTTGCGATAGGTCGTTGGAAGCGTGGATAACAGATGCAGAGGACTCTGACAGTACATCACTAGAAGAACCTTCTGTTGGGCGATCAGACTTTTCAACTTGTGTGCAGTGCAAGGGTGAAAATCTGAACCCTCTATACAGATactgtgaaaaatgttttcag GATCGGAAAAAGTATTTCCCGCCAAGGCCCCGCAGAAGACGGCGGAAGAAGCCACAAACTTCCGAACCGTCTCAGGAATCCGTTAAACTGGACATGCTGAAATACTGTTTAAGTGGACTCTCCCAAGATTCTGGTGTCAGTTCGAATCAGGATTGTCCATCTTTAGGATTGGATCGGATCGTCATTCCAGATCATTTGCAATTGCCAG GTACGTCAAAAACCGAAGATAATACCCCAACTATATCAATTCCCTTGGAAAACCAGACCGCATCCTTTAAAACTGATTTGGCCCTAAAACGTAAACGGCAAAGCTCTGAAAGCAGCCTCTCGGACgtagatattattaaaaaaccaaaacctGAACAACACACTTCCGATTTGGGCTCTGAAATTAGCTCCACTTCATCTTTCACTTCAACTATGTTGAATATTGGGGGGGATACTGGGGAAACTAGCGGTGTTAGTTCAAACAAACCGTCACCCACCTCTTCATTAATCGGAAATTCGGAAGGTTCCGCTTCGGAAAGTGAGTTGTGCATTTTTTGCAATAGCGCGCCgaaaaacagcatttttttaCACACTAATATCGCGCATCGCTGTTGCTGTTACCCTTGTGCAAAAAAGACATTGAAATCTACTAAAAGGTGTCCGATTTGCAATTTGTCGGTCAATAAGGTGGTTAGAATATTTACATCTTAA
- the LOC136415878 gene encoding E3 ubiquitin-protein ligase Mdm2-like isoform X3: protein MSTSLEHSNSGSPWRKRVHEDLVLDLKDFKKPRFNNYRLESESSKTSEEDTESVCSLQAKDTDFVKDTSDTESKSSSNSGDEYEVEVEYDVDSLSENDDIEISTTDSEVVKRMMLAAAAAAICDRSLEAWITDAEDSDSTSLEEPSVGRSDFSTCVQCKGENLNPLYRYCEKCFQDRKKYFPPRPRRRRRKKPQTSEPSQESVKLDMLKYCLSGLSQDSGVSSNQDCPSLGLDRIVIPDHLQLPGTSKTEDNTPTISIPLENQTASFKTDLALKRKRQSSESSLSDVDIIKKPKPEQHTSDLGSEISSTSSFTSTMLNIGGDTGETSGVSSNKPSPTSSLIGNSEGSASESELCIFCNSAPKNSIFLHTNIAHRCCCYPCAKKTLKSTKRCPICNLSVNKVVRIFTS, encoded by the exons ATGTCGACCTCCCTTGAACATAGTAATTCTG GTTCGCCATGGCGCAAGCGAGTGCACGAAGATCTAGTATTAGATCTAAAAGACTTCAAAAAACCCAGGTTTAACAACTATCGGCTCGAGAGTGAAAGCTCCAAGACTTCAGAGGAAGATACAGAGAGTGTGTGCAGCTTACAAGCAAAGGACACTg ATTTTGTAAAAGACACCTCTGACACAGAGTCAAAATCATCTAGCAACTCAGGTGATGAATATGAGGTGGAAGTGGAGTATGATGTTGATAGTTTGTCAGAAAATGATGACATCGAGATATCAACAACTGACTCTGAGGTAGTAAAG agaATGATGCTGGCTGCAGCAGCTGCAGCTATTTGCGATAGGTCGTTGGAAGCGTGGATAACAGATGCAGAGGACTCTGACAGTACATCACTAGAAGAACCTTCTGTTGGGCGATCAGACTTTTCAACTTGTGTGCAGTGCAAGGGTGAAAATCTGAACCCTCTATACAGATactgtgaaaaatgttttcag GATCGGAAAAAGTATTTCCCGCCAAGGCCCCGCAGAAGACGGCGGAAGAAGCCACAAACTTCCGAACCGTCTCAGGAATCCGTTAAACTGGACATGCTGAAATACTGTTTAAGTGGACTCTCCCAAGATTCTGGTGTCAGTTCGAATCAGGATTGTCCATCTTTAGGATTGGATCGGATCGTCATTCCAGATCATTTGCAATTGCCAG GTACGTCAAAAACCGAAGATAATACCCCAACTATATCAATTCCCTTGGAAAACCAGACCGCATCCTTTAAAACTGATTTGGCCCTAAAACGTAAACGGCAAAGCTCTGAAAGCAGCCTCTCGGACgtagatattattaaaaaaccaaaacctGAACAACACACTTCCGATTTGGGCTCTGAAATTAGCTCCACTTCATCTTTCACTTCAACTATGTTGAATATTGGGGGGGATACTGGGGAAACTAGCGGTGTTAGTTCAAACAAACCGTCACCCACCTCTTCATTAATCGGAAATTCGGAAGGTTCCGCTTCGGAAAGTGAGTTGTGCATTTTTTGCAATAGCGCGCCgaaaaacagcatttttttaCACACTAATATCGCGCATCGCTGTTGCTGTTACCCTTGTGCAAAAAAGACATTGAAATCTACTAAAAGGTGTCCGATTTGCAATTTGTCGGTCAATAAGGTGGTTAGAATATTTACATCTTAA
- the cib gene encoding thymosin beta isoform X4, translated as MSSCTVPVAPAPPALKDLPKVAGDLKTELEGFSSSKLKNAETQEKIILPSAEDVAAEKTEKALIEGIAKFDQAKLKHTETQEKNPLPDKDVIEQEKTQNNLLSGIENFDSTKLKHAETREKNSLPTKETIEQEKSA; from the exons ATGTCTTCTTGCACCGTGCCAGTCGCCCCAGCCCCTCCAGCACTCAAGGATTTGCCAAAAGTAGCCGGGGATTTGAAAACCGAATTAGAAGGATTCAGCTCCAGCAAATTGAAGAATGCTGAAACCCAGGAAAAAATCATCCTTCCCTCTGCGGAAg ATGTAGCCGCAGAGAAAACGGAAAAGGCTCTAATCGAGGGAATCGCCAAATTTGACCAGGCCAAGTTGAAACACACAGAAACTCAAGAAAAAAACCCACTGCCTGACAAAGATG TGATCGAGCAAGAGAAAACCCAAAACAACTTGCTCTCTGGTATTGAAAACTTCGACAGTACCAAGCTAAAACACGCCGAGACCCGAGAGAAGAACTCGCTCCCCACTAAGGAAACAATAGAGCAAGAAAAGAGCGCCTAA
- the cib gene encoding thymosin beta isoform X2 produces MSSCTVPVAPAPPALKDLPKVAGDLKTELEGFSSSKLKNAETQEKIILPSAEDVAAEKTEKALIEGIAKFDQAKLKHTETQEKNPLPDKDVVQQEKTHQNLLSGVEHFDKSTMKHTETSEKVILPNTDVIEQEKTQNNLLSGIENFDSTKLKHAETREKNSLPTKETIEQEKSA; encoded by the exons ATGTCTTCTTGCACCGTGCCAGTCGCCCCAGCCCCTCCAGCACTCAAGGATTTGCCAAAAGTAGCCGGGGATTTGAAAACCGAATTAGAAGGATTCAGCTCCAGCAAATTGAAGAATGCTGAAACCCAGGAAAAAATCATCCTTCCCTCTGCGGAAg ATGTAGCCGCAGAGAAAACGGAAAAGGCTCTAATCGAGGGAATCGCCAAATTTGACCAGGCCAAGTTGAAACACACAGAAACTCAAGAAAAAAACCCACTGCCTGACAAAGATG TCGTGCAGCAAGAGAAAACTCACCAAAACCTTTTGAGCGGGGTTGAGCATTTTGACAAAAGCACCATGAAGCATACTGAAACCTCAGAGAAAGTAATTCTGCCCAACACCGACG TGATCGAGCAAGAGAAAACCCAAAACAACTTGCTCTCTGGTATTGAAAACTTCGACAGTACCAAGCTAAAACACGCCGAGACCCGAGAGAAGAACTCGCTCCCCACTAAGGAAACAATAGAGCAAGAAAAGAGCGCCTAA
- the cib gene encoding thymosin beta isoform X1, with protein sequence MSSCTVPVAPAPPALKDLPKVAGDLKTELEGFSSSKLKNAETQEKIILPSAEDVAQEKTHNALIAGVENFNCSLLKRTDTKEKIVLPNAQDVAAEKTEKALIEGIAKFDQAKLKHTETQEKNPLPDKDVVQQEKTHQNLLSGVEHFDKSTMKHTETSEKVILPNTDVIEQEKTQNNLLSGIENFDSTKLKHAETREKNSLPTKETIEQEKSA encoded by the exons ATGTCTTCTTGCACCGTGCCAGTCGCCCCAGCCCCTCCAGCACTCAAGGATTTGCCAAAAGTAGCCGGGGATTTGAAAACCGAATTAGAAGGATTCAGCTCCAGCAAATTGAAGAATGCTGAAACCCAGGAAAAAATCATCCTTCCCTCTGCGGAAg ATGTGGCTCAAGAAAAGACACATAACGCCTTAATAGCAGgagtagaaaatttcaattgttcCTTGCTGAAACGAACAGATACCAAAGAGAAGATTGTCCTGCCAAATGCGCAAG ATGTAGCCGCAGAGAAAACGGAAAAGGCTCTAATCGAGGGAATCGCCAAATTTGACCAGGCCAAGTTGAAACACACAGAAACTCAAGAAAAAAACCCACTGCCTGACAAAGATG TCGTGCAGCAAGAGAAAACTCACCAAAACCTTTTGAGCGGGGTTGAGCATTTTGACAAAAGCACCATGAAGCATACTGAAACCTCAGAGAAAGTAATTCTGCCCAACACCGACG TGATCGAGCAAGAGAAAACCCAAAACAACTTGCTCTCTGGTATTGAAAACTTCGACAGTACCAAGCTAAAACACGCCGAGACCCGAGAGAAGAACTCGCTCCCCACTAAGGAAACAATAGAGCAAGAAAAGAGCGCCTAA
- the cib gene encoding thymosin beta isoform X3, whose protein sequence is MSSCTVPVAPAPPALKDLPKVAGDLKTELEGFSSSKLKNAETQEKIILPSAEDVAQEKTHNALIAGVENFNCSLLKRTDTKEKIVLPNAQDVAAEKTEKALIEGIAKFDQAKLKHTETQEKNPLPDKDVIEQEKTQNNLLSGIENFDSTKLKHAETREKNSLPTKETIEQEKSA, encoded by the exons ATGTCTTCTTGCACCGTGCCAGTCGCCCCAGCCCCTCCAGCACTCAAGGATTTGCCAAAAGTAGCCGGGGATTTGAAAACCGAATTAGAAGGATTCAGCTCCAGCAAATTGAAGAATGCTGAAACCCAGGAAAAAATCATCCTTCCCTCTGCGGAAg ATGTGGCTCAAGAAAAGACACATAACGCCTTAATAGCAGgagtagaaaatttcaattgttcCTTGCTGAAACGAACAGATACCAAAGAGAAGATTGTCCTGCCAAATGCGCAAG ATGTAGCCGCAGAGAAAACGGAAAAGGCTCTAATCGAGGGAATCGCCAAATTTGACCAGGCCAAGTTGAAACACACAGAAACTCAAGAAAAAAACCCACTGCCTGACAAAGATG TGATCGAGCAAGAGAAAACCCAAAACAACTTGCTCTCTGGTATTGAAAACTTCGACAGTACCAAGCTAAAACACGCCGAGACCCGAGAGAAGAACTCGCTCCCCACTAAGGAAACAATAGAGCAAGAAAAGAGCGCCTAA